From the Gymnogyps californianus isolate 813 chromosome 2, ASM1813914v2, whole genome shotgun sequence genome, one window contains:
- the CCR4 gene encoding C-C chemokine receptor type 4, translating into MRSSSTESSEVEISTLYDYYDNYNDAPKPCSKESIKRFAASFLPVLYILVFLVGLMGNILVIVVLFKYKRLKSMTDVYLLNLAISDLLFVLSLPFWSYFTIDQWVFGTPWCKIISWIYLVGFYSGIFFIMLMSIDRYLAIVRAVFSLKARTAFHGLTTSLVVWLVALLASVPELVFRESFNERNYTTCKPRYPGNFTTWKLFCTLEINILGLLIPFIVMTFCYSMIIKTLVHCRNEKKNKAVRMIFAVMIMFFFFWTPYNIVIFLQLLEIIGVIKNCQVSRNLDYAFQVTEILGLFHCCLNPVIYFFMGEKFKKYLKMLFKNWRLPGDICKSCGVHITYHTESTNSFHTQSTGDQDAL; encoded by the coding sequence atgagGTCTTCAAGTACAGAGTCCTCTGAAGTTGAAATCTCAACCTTATATGACTATTATGATAATTATAACGATGCTCCAAAACCATGCAGTAAGGAAAGCATCAAGAGGTTTGCAGCCTCCTTCCTACCTGTTCTGTATATCCTAGTATTCCTGGTTGGGCTCATGGGAAACATTCTGGTCATTGTGGTCCTCTTCAAATACAAGAGGCTGAAGAGCATGACTGATGTGTACCTGCTAAACCTCGCCATCTCAGatttgctctttgttttatCCTTGCCGTTCTGGTCTTATTTCACGATAGACCAATGGGTTTTTGGAACTCCCTGGTGTAAAATCATTTCGTGGATCTACCTGGTCGGGTTTTACAGTgggatattttttattatgcttATGAGCATAGACAGATACCTGGCAATTGTTCGTGCAGTGTTTTCCTTGAAAGCAAGGACTGCCTTCCACGGCTTGACTACTAGCCTTGTTGTATGGTTAGTAGCTCTTTTAGCCTCTGTTCCAGAACTTGTATTTAGAGAATCTTTTAACGAACGTAATTATACTACCTGCAAGCCGAGATATCCAGGCAATTTCACAACATGGAAACTTTTTTGCACTTTGGAAATCAACATTTTAGGGCTCCTAATCCCTTTTATAGTTATGACATTTTGCTACTCCATGATCATTAAAACATTAGTTCACtgtagaaatgagaaaaagaataagGCTGTGAGGATGATCTTTGCTGTCAtgatcatgtttttcttcttttggacCCCTTACAACATTGTTATTTTCTTACAACTGCTGGAAATTATCGGAGTCATTAAAAACTGTCAGGTGAGCAGGAATCTGGACTATGCTTTCCAGGTAACGGAAATCCTCGGCCTTTTTCACTGTTGCCTCAATCCAGTCATCTACTTCTTCATGGGTGAAAAATTTAAGAAGTACCTGAAGATGCTTTTCAAGAACTGGCGGTTACCTGGAGATATTTGCAAGTCGTGTGGAGTTCACATCACTTACCACACTGAATCTACCAATTCATTCCACACACAATCTACGGGGGATCAAGACGCTCTGTAA